A part of Ignavibacteriales bacterium genomic DNA contains:
- the mfd gene encoding transcription-repair coupling factor: protein MQKQKRTNPQNILPFSNSFNSLVQQFVENTHSQSTNKISPLAGSIKSLLALSLFKNIEQQVYLFSEKKLVDEFYVELCTLGLEEYLISIPEITSDQLQEKLTRFLNAQNFILISTYELLNLKLPDPGRIEKNLITIRNNNDLNFNEIIDYLTLLEYQKVKFVEEPGQFSQRGSIIDFWSNSEKNPARLEFDGDFLESIRLFDCDSQRSTEIITAVTIAPGIEEGDDSLSENYTADIFDYLVNPVIFCSEYGLQNLPSNEVIVTIDSKELNDLNLTDHLKDDDEFPDIVHEIPEEIPTIKNRELDSLFSKPNVCWFIEQELQSDARLELSINDAPSIGGNYKLLVSTIFDFSSKDYKIFITTENDLQTARLKDLLVELHPELNSLIESSSLNIITLPISKGFILHNIKLLVLTDYQIFSKPYRTKTPSSKKYKKSKSQNFAAIKHGDFVVHEDFGIGKYAGLETITIGEIKQESMKIIYAGGGVVYVNLNYLSLVKKFSTAENASPSLSTLGTADWTNIKNKARKKIKEAARELIELYAKRKSTQGYSFGQDTIWQKELEASFFYEDTPDQVKVSLEVKEDMQAENPMDRLVCGDVGFGKTEIAVRASFKAVQDGKQVAILVPTTILAEQHYNTFNDRLSQFPIRVAVLSRFQSKKEQSEIIKYLPEGKIDVVIGTHRLLSKDIAFKDLGLLIIDEEHRFGVKAKEKLRSVKVNVDTLTLTATPIPRTLNLSLLGARDLSIITTPPPNRQPISTYVSTFDIFKIKEWIYTELKRNGQIYFVHDRVQSIDKLADYLIKYMPDLKIAVAHGQMKPSQLEDVIHGFLNKKFDVLLSTKIIESGIDIPNVNTIIVNRADRFGLAELHQLRGRVGRSDRQAFAYFIVPSLNSINKKALRRLQAIEEFTDVGAGFNLSMRDLEIRGAGNLLGTEQSGFINEIGFDLFIKLINQAVEELKYQEFKELFKTLPKPKEKTEPTIDTFFEIGIPKEYMPSQTDRLNFYTALFSISSIEELDDLIAEMKDRFGALPILLLRLINAAKIKFLASQALFERIIIQRKNIFLILPKGRNEDYYQYRFIQLMRFVLTDYKNKITFNQQKENMRLIIQNNFESPEKIFGFLFEFCNKVIESFREEKTQSDLN, encoded by the coding sequence ATGCAAAAACAAAAGCGAACCAATCCGCAGAATATTCTCCCGTTTTCAAATTCTTTCAATAGTTTAGTTCAACAGTTTGTGGAAAATACCCACTCACAATCCACAAATAAAATCTCCCCCCTTGCTGGAAGCATAAAATCATTATTGGCTTTATCATTATTTAAGAATATTGAACAGCAGGTATATTTATTTTCAGAAAAAAAATTAGTTGACGAGTTTTATGTAGAGCTGTGTACCCTTGGCTTAGAGGAATATTTAATTTCTATTCCCGAAATAACTTCGGATCAATTGCAGGAAAAGCTCACCCGTTTTCTTAACGCACAAAATTTTATTCTAATTTCTACCTATGAACTTCTAAATTTGAAACTGCCTGATCCCGGAAGAATTGAAAAAAACTTAATCACCATTAGAAACAATAATGATCTTAACTTCAATGAAATTATCGATTATCTGACTTTACTCGAGTATCAAAAGGTAAAATTTGTTGAGGAACCCGGTCAATTCTCTCAACGAGGTTCAATAATAGATTTTTGGTCCAATAGTGAAAAAAATCCTGCTCGATTAGAATTTGATGGGGATTTCCTTGAATCAATCCGCCTCTTCGATTGCGATAGCCAAAGATCTACCGAAATTATAACCGCAGTAACAATCGCTCCTGGAATAGAGGAGGGTGATGACTCATTAAGTGAAAATTATACTGCCGACATATTTGACTACCTTGTAAATCCCGTTATTTTCTGTTCAGAATATGGACTGCAAAACCTTCCCTCTAATGAAGTAATTGTAACCATTGATTCTAAGGAACTAAATGATCTAAACCTAACAGATCATTTAAAAGATGACGACGAGTTTCCTGACATTGTGCATGAAATCCCAGAAGAAATTCCAACAATTAAAAACAGAGAACTTGATTCTCTATTTTCAAAACCAAATGTTTGTTGGTTTATCGAACAAGAATTACAAAGCGATGCGCGCCTTGAACTTTCAATAAATGATGCTCCTTCAATAGGCGGGAATTACAAGTTACTTGTTTCTACCATCTTTGATTTTTCAAGTAAAGATTACAAAATATTTATAACTACAGAGAATGATTTACAAACAGCCCGATTAAAAGATTTGCTTGTTGAACTTCATCCTGAATTAAATTCATTAATTGAAAGTAGCTCGCTTAATATTATAACTTTACCCATCAGCAAAGGCTTCATTCTGCATAATATAAAGCTGCTTGTGCTAACTGACTATCAAATTTTTTCAAAGCCTTATCGTACAAAAACTCCGAGTTCTAAAAAATATAAAAAATCTAAATCACAAAATTTTGCGGCGATTAAGCATGGGGACTTTGTTGTGCATGAGGATTTTGGAATAGGTAAATATGCGGGACTTGAAACCATAACTATTGGTGAGATAAAGCAAGAGTCAATGAAAATCATTTATGCTGGGGGTGGGGTTGTTTATGTTAACCTAAATTATCTTTCTTTGGTTAAAAAATTCAGCACGGCAGAAAATGCCTCTCCATCTCTTTCAACTCTCGGTACTGCAGATTGGACTAATATAAAAAACAAAGCACGAAAAAAGATTAAAGAAGCTGCGCGAGAATTGATCGAACTTTATGCTAAGCGGAAATCAACTCAAGGTTATAGCTTCGGTCAGGACACGATTTGGCAAAAAGAACTCGAGGCTTCTTTCTTTTATGAAGATACGCCTGACCAAGTTAAAGTTTCGCTCGAAGTTAAAGAAGATATGCAGGCTGAAAATCCAATGGATCGTCTCGTTTGCGGTGATGTTGGCTTTGGGAAAACAGAGATTGCTGTTCGTGCTTCATTTAAAGCAGTTCAAGATGGAAAGCAGGTGGCAATACTTGTTCCTACCACCATCCTTGCCGAACAACACTACAACACTTTTAACGACAGACTATCTCAATTTCCTATTCGCGTAGCAGTGCTTTCAAGATTTCAATCTAAAAAAGAACAATCTGAAATAATAAAATATTTACCGGAAGGAAAAATTGATGTTGTAATTGGAACCCACCGCTTACTCTCAAAAGATATTGCCTTCAAAGACCTGGGATTGCTCATTATAGATGAGGAGCATCGTTTTGGTGTTAAAGCTAAAGAAAAACTTCGCTCTGTAAAAGTCAATGTTGATACACTAACATTAACCGCCACCCCCATTCCACGAACGTTAAATTTATCGCTTCTTGGGGCACGTGACCTCTCAATAATTACAACTCCTCCGCCAAATCGTCAACCAATAAGTACTTACGTTTCCACTTTCGACATTTTCAAAATAAAGGAATGGATATATACGGAGCTGAAAAGAAACGGGCAGATCTATTTTGTTCACGACCGCGTGCAATCAATTGATAAACTTGCTGATTATCTTATAAAATATATGCCTGATCTAAAAATTGCTGTTGCACATGGACAAATGAAGCCTTCGCAGCTTGAGGATGTAATTCATGGATTCCTAAATAAAAAATTTGATGTCCTTCTTTCAACAAAAATTATTGAGTCTGGAATAGATATTCCAAATGTCAATACTATCATTGTGAATCGTGCAGACAGATTTGGACTTGCGGAGCTTCATCAACTAAGAGGGAGGGTGGGGCGATCAGACCGACAGGCTTTTGCATATTTTATTGTACCTTCACTTAACAGTATTAATAAAAAGGCTTTGCGTCGCCTGCAAGCGATTGAAGAGTTTACTGACGTTGGAGCGGGTTTTAATTTATCAATGAGAGATCTTGAGATTCGCGGCGCTGGAAATTTACTTGGCACAGAGCAGTCCGGATTTATTAATGAAATTGGTTTTGACCTTTTCATCAAACTTATCAATCAAGCAGTTGAAGAATTAAAATATCAAGAGTTCAAAGAACTCTTTAAAACACTTCCAAAACCAAAAGAAAAAACTGAACCTACAATAGATACGTTTTTTGAAATTGGTATTCCAAAAGAATATATGCCCTCTCAAACTGATAGATTAAATTTTTATACGGCTTTATTTTCAATATCTTCGATAGAGGAGTTAGATGATTTGATTGCTGAAATGAAGGATCGTTTTGGTGCGTTACCAATTCTTTTGCTGCGATTAATTAATGCGGCTAAAATTAAATTTCTTGCATCGCAAGCTCTGTTTGAACGAATCATTATTCAACGGAAAAATATTTTTCTTATTTTGCCCAAAGGCAGAAATGAAGATTATTACCAATACCGCTTTATTCAATTAATGCGATTTGTTCTGACGGATTACAAAAATAAAATCACATTCAATCAGCAGAAAGAAAATATGCGCCTAATTATTCAAAATAATTTTGAATCGCCGGAAAAAATTTTCGGCTTTCTGTTTGAATTTTGCAATAAAGTCATTGAGTCTTTCAGAGAAGAAAAAACACAATCCGATTTGAATTAA
- a CDS encoding aminotransferase class IV, translating to MNFEIDSRNKDIFIFVKDKLYPRSEAKISVFDSAVQGGDAVWEGLRVYNGNVFALDRHLTRLQQSAKAMMFENIPASDWIKEKILATLSSNRMKDNVHIRLTLTRGEKITSGMSPAFNTSGCCLIIIAEWKPPVYSTNGIKLITSAVRRNPAQCVDSKIHHNNLINNILAKIQANLSGVDDAIMLDLNGFVAETNATNIFMIKQQQVFTPFPDSCLPGITRGIVIELCNENNISIVEKNISLVELYNADEVFTTGTMGEVTPVLEIDGRKIENKMGFSIVDKIKILFSKKIESETKNSF from the coding sequence ATGAACTTCGAAATTGATTCTCGCAATAAAGACATTTTTATTTTCGTAAAAGACAAATTATATCCCCGAAGCGAAGCGAAAATATCTGTTTTTGACAGCGCCGTTCAGGGGGGAGATGCTGTCTGGGAAGGCTTGAGAGTTTACAACGGAAATGTTTTTGCCCTCGATCGTCATCTTACAAGATTGCAGCAATCTGCAAAGGCAATGATGTTTGAAAACATCCCCGCTTCAGATTGGATAAAAGAAAAAATATTAGCAACGCTTTCTTCAAATAGAATGAAAGATAATGTTCATATAAGATTAACTCTTACCCGTGGTGAAAAAATTACTTCAGGAATGAGTCCTGCATTTAATACCTCCGGCTGCTGTTTAATAATAATAGCTGAATGGAAACCACCTGTTTATTCAACTAATGGTATAAAATTAATTACTTCCGCCGTCAGAAGAAACCCGGCACAATGTGTAGATTCAAAAATTCATCACAACAATTTAATCAACAACATCCTTGCAAAAATTCAGGCAAATCTTTCAGGCGTTGATGATGCAATTATGCTCGACTTAAATGGTTTTGTTGCTGAAACAAATGCTACTAATATTTTTATGATTAAACAGCAGCAGGTTTTTACCCCCTTTCCTGATAGCTGTCTGCCGGGAATAACGAGGGGAATCGTAATTGAATTGTGTAATGAAAATAACATTTCAATTGTCGAAAAAAATATTTCCCTGGTTGAACTCTACAATGCAGATGAAGTATTCACTACCGGTACGATGGGAGAGGTTACTCCAGTGCTAGAAATTGATGGAAGAAAAATTGAGAACAAAATGGGATTTTCAATTGTTGATAAAATAAAAATCCTGTTTTCAAAAAAGATAGAGTCCGAAACAAAAAATTCTTTTTAG
- a CDS encoding T9SS type A sorting domain-containing protein, with product MKILYLLIILLSISLFKTANAQEPLPTESSTLFSGSGNCEACHFSNGDVLTYNGVDVSMVTYWRSTMMGNAAKDPLWRAYVASEVEQFPLLQETIETKCTKCHAPMGYTQAIYNGQSTYSMDELRQDRLANDGVSCTVCHQIDPSNFGTKESYSGGYIITDDRIIYGPYQNPDTVYMQSFVEYTPKFGEHINQAELCATCHTLFSPTVNDLGEIVGDFPEQTPYIEWKNSIYPAQDTPCQTCHMPKIYDPIDIAVIPEFDTTKRTPFWKHNFVGGNTLMLKILKQFTDSLHVTAEPFHFDSTIFRAEENLKVNASNISLQTNYINDSIDIGIKIENLAGHKLPTGIPLRRMWVHFKIADAFGTKIFESGAWDSEGRIIGMNADYEPHYNIISNESEVQIYEGVLQDLNEQVTYTLLKAASFKKDNRIPPKGFTSQHISYDTTAITEDAFNDPDFNRENNVEGSGSDIIHYRLPVTGDQLINITAELCYQLLKPEVSDHFSNLTSSDITVFLDMYSVVDKEPVIMKSISESILVSNLITENNLTPKEFSLEQNYPNPFNPSTKISWQSPVSSLQSIKVYDVLGNEVARLVDEYKPAGKYEVTFDASQLSSGIYFYTLKAGTFVETKKLILLK from the coding sequence ATGAAAATACTTTACCTGCTTATAATTTTATTATCCATCAGTCTTTTTAAAACGGCTAATGCTCAAGAACCCCTGCCTACAGAATCTTCAACTCTTTTTTCAGGCTCGGGCAATTGCGAAGCCTGTCATTTTTCGAATGGAGATGTTTTAACTTACAACGGGGTGGATGTTTCCATGGTAACTTACTGGCGCTCAACAATGATGGGCAATGCAGCCAAAGATCCTTTATGGCGTGCCTATGTTGCCTCCGAAGTTGAACAGTTCCCCCTGCTTCAAGAAACAATCGAAACTAAATGCACAAAGTGTCATGCGCCGATGGGCTACACACAAGCAATTTATAATGGTCAATCAACTTACTCAATGGACGAATTGCGGCAGGATAGACTTGCGAACGATGGGGTAAGCTGCACAGTTTGTCATCAAATAGATCCTTCTAATTTCGGCACAAAGGAATCTTACTCGGGCGGATACATCATCACCGATGATAGAATAATTTATGGACCATATCAAAACCCTGACACTGTCTATATGCAAAGCTTTGTTGAATACACACCAAAGTTTGGCGAACATATTAATCAAGCTGAGTTGTGCGCTACCTGCCACACCCTTTTTAGTCCAACAGTAAATGATCTCGGCGAAATAGTTGGTGATTTTCCTGAACAAACTCCCTACATAGAATGGAAAAATAGTATTTATCCTGCACAGGATACCCCCTGCCAAACTTGCCACATGCCCAAAATTTATGATCCGATTGATATTGCCGTAATTCCTGAGTTTGACACAACAAAACGCACCCCTTTCTGGAAACATAATTTTGTCGGCGGCAACACATTGATGCTAAAAATTTTAAAGCAGTTCACAGACTCGCTTCACGTTACTGCTGAACCTTTTCACTTTGACTCCACCATTTTTCGAGCTGAAGAAAATTTAAAAGTAAATGCTTCAAATATTTCTCTGCAAACCAACTACATAAATGATTCGATTGATATTGGAATTAAAATTGAAAACTTAGCCGGACATAAACTTCCAACTGGCATTCCTCTAAGAAGGATGTGGGTGCATTTCAAAATAGCCGATGCATTCGGTACAAAAATTTTTGAAAGCGGGGCATGGGATTCTGAAGGCAGAATTATTGGAATGAACGCAGACTATGAGCCTCACTACAATATTATCTCCAATGAAAGTGAAGTTCAGATTTATGAAGGCGTGCTTCAAGATTTAAATGAACAAGTTACATATACTTTGTTAAAAGCCGCATCGTTTAAAAAAGATAATAGAATTCCGCCGAAAGGATTTACATCGCAGCACATTAGTTACGATACCACCGCCATAACAGAAGACGCATTTAATGATCCTGACTTTAACCGGGAAAATAATGTTGAAGGCTCGGGAAGTGATATAATTCATTACAGACTGCCTGTGACCGGCGATCAACTAATAAATATTACTGCGGAATTGTGTTATCAACTATTAAAGCCGGAAGTGTCTGATCATTTTAGTAATCTTACTTCGAGTGATATAACCGTGTTTCTTGATATGTATTCTGTAGTAGATAAAGAACCGGTTATAATGAAATCAATTTCCGAATCAATTCTTGTCAGCAATTTAATTACTGAAAATAATCTGACGCCTAAAGAATTTTCACTTGAGCAAAACTACCCCAATCCATTTAATCCAAGCACAAAAATAAGTTGGCAATCGCCTGTAAGTAGTCTGCAATCAATAAAAGTTTATGATGTACTAGGGAATGAAGTTGCAAGATTAGTTGATGAATACAAACCCGCAGGAAAATATGAAGTTACTTTTGATGCTTCTCAGCTATCATCAGGAATTTATTTTTACACTTTAAAAGCAGGAACTTTTGTTGAAACGAAAAAGCTGATTTTGCTCAAATAA